Part of the Caldisericia bacterium genome is shown below.
TTCAGAAGGATTTATAAAGAGAGAAGATGGACTGGGTATGATTGATCTATTTCATAGATTTAAAGCCTACTCAGATCCCTTATCAAAAAAGACATTTCTATTTTTAAACATTGCAAAGAAGGTTGGTTTCTGGGAGATTAAGGACGAGGAGAATCTATGGACACCTGTGGATTATCATCTTGAGAGAGTCTCTTTAAGAATTGGAATTGTTGATGTGGAAGATCCATTAAGGAGGAAACTTCTTGATGGAAGGAGAGTTTTTCTCACAGAGGATTTAAGGTTAAGGAAGATGATTGGTGATGCTGTGAAAAGGGTTTCAGAGATTTCTGGTATTCCCATTGAGAAACTTGACCAACTCTTCTGGTCTCTTGGAAGGAGCCTTTGCTTGAAGAGTGGAGCAAAGTGCGAAGGGACTAATGAAAAAAACTGCACCCTCACCCTTATAACAGGAATTCCATGCGATAAAAGGTGTATATTTAGCGAGGTGTGCCTTGCTTACAGAGATGAGGAGAGAAGAAATTTTAAAGAATCCAATGTCTTTACCATATACTATTAAATAATGAATCCATTAACTCTGTTTATAATTGCAGTTAGTTTATCAATGGACTCCATGGCTTCCTCCATAGGTATGACAGCGTCTCTTAAGGAGAAACTTTTTAAGGACATTTTAAAAATTTCCCTCTCCCTATCAATAACCCAATCTTTAATGGCTGTCCTTGGGTGGATTCTTGGGGATAATCTCTATGAGATTATAAAACCAGTAGATCACTGGGTTGCATTATCCCTCCTCCTCTTTGTTGGTCTGAGGATGATCTATGAAGGGATAAAGGATGGCGAGATAAAGATAAAGCGTTTCAGTGGAAGTCCCCTCTTTTTAATTCTTATCTCCATTGCCACAAGCATTGATGCCTTTGCTGTTGGATTCTCCCTCTCCATAATAGGAGTATCAATCCTCCTTCCAGCGTTTGTGATATTCCTTGTGACTTTCTTTATAACATTTACCTCAAGCTCAATATCTTCAAATTTTCTTAAAAGGTTTGAAAGGATTTCCACAATAATCGGGGGAAGTATTCTAATAATAATAGGATTTACAATATT
Proteins encoded:
- a CDS encoding manganese efflux pump; this encodes MNPLTLFIIAVSLSMDSMASSIGMTASLKEKLFKDILKISLSLSITQSLMAVLGWILGDNLYEIIKPVDHWVALSLLLFVGLRMIYEGIKDGEIKIKRFSGSPLFLILISIATSIDAFAVGFSLSIIGVSILLPAFVIFLVTFFITFTSSSISSNFLKRFERISTIIGGSILIIIGFTIFIEHTIKNI